The genomic segment GGATCCGGTGAAATCGGGTGGGGAACCGGTGGAGGAGGCCCTTGCCGAGATCCTCCGGGCAGCTGGGATGGCTCGGAGACGGCGGGGGCGCTGTGGATTTGCTCGGCGACGAGTTCAGCTGCTGCTGCGTCTGTTCAGTGGAGAGAAGAAGCCAGGGAGGGAGGTTGTAATAAACGAAGGGGATTCGGGGAAATCAGAGCCAGGAGGAAGGAGACACGGAGACGGAGAGAAGGCCGACTCCGATTTGACTCCGACGCGACGCAGGGGAAGCGCGTCCATATAATGCTTGGGCGCGGAGGGCTTTCAGAGGCACAACAAGCGGTGGCCTTCGATTCGATTCTTGGGGACGTTCATAGTGACCTCCTCGTGAATCCATCGAATTCCGGCGAGAGACATGGCAGCTGCAGGGCCTTCGACAAGCGCGGCGGTGGCGCTACCATTCCTggtgcacgacgttggatcagAATACTATGAGCCCCAGTCGCAGTACCGCATCGCAAGCTAATGCCTGGTGGACGCAACCATCGACCTGCTCCAAGATCACCGCTGCTTCGAGACCCCGCACGGCTGGATCCTCGCGCTCGACCCTGCCTCCCTGCGCACATTCCTGTGGCGGCCCGAGGACGGCGAGCGGATCACCATGCCGTCCATGGACAAGGACTTGCCCATGAACTGCAAGTGCCTGCTCTCCGACAAGCCCAGCGCCAGCTTTTGCGCCGTGGTGGTCCTTGATCTGGATGACTTCGATTACTGGCTCTGCCCGATCGGGGGAAGCAAGTGGGAACGCCATGGCTACACGCTGACCATGTACAACGCCAAGGACCAGCCCGTGGAAACGCATATGGCACGGCGCCATGGCATTGCTGCTGTTGGAGGCAAGGTCTACTTTGAGTTTACCGGGAACGAATTGGGATTCGTTGAGTTTGACTCCGTCGATCACAAACCGAACCTTGGGATGATCGAGGTCGACATGATCGACACTCCTCACAGCATGCCGTTGTTGTCGAGCTACCTCGTCGAGTCCTGCGGCGAGCTCTTTCTAGTTGTAGTCTTCTTTGATGGCGATAACGTGCCCAAGATCGCCGAGGTTGCGGTGTGCAAGATGGATTTTTCGACACTAGCTTGGTGCAAGGTGGAAACGATAGGTGATGATCGGGTGTTTCTTCTCGGTGGAGATTGGATTGGGGTTTCGAATTTTGGAGCATCGTGTTCGGCTTCTCAACATGGGCTGACCGGCAATTGCTTATACTTTCTGAATCACATTGCAATCAACGAGAACTTTCTGCATGTGATCAACTTGGAGAAAGGGACTGAAGAAGTGCAGAGGCCCTTCAAAGGTTTCGTCGACCCATTGCGTCCGCCATTTTGGATGTTAACTACAGATCCATGACTAGTAGCACGATTAGACCATAGCTTTGTTGCACTATCTCTAATGTCATTTTGTAACTTTCATTGTCCAATTCATCATTGATGTAGTTTCCGAtgaagctatttttttctttaataaagGTCGGTCGTGCTGTGTGTAACATTTGTTTGGTTCTTATTGAACCATGGAACATCTGGTTGTTCGCTTAATTCATAGCCAAGGTTTCCTGCATATGTTGAAATTACTTTGTAGTTATCAAGATACCGCCACCTGGACCCAATGTGGCATGTAGCACCTAAATTGTTTTGATATCCGTCCTGTTCTTCGCTACCAAGAATCATGATTTGCCTTCCTAGTTTTTACTATTTACTAAAAATTGCTTACTTCTAATTTCCATGGAGGCAAATTTAAGGATTCTGCTACTGTATTGATTCTCTCAAAAATATTCCTCCACCATGCAGGAGTTTGCATGACAGTGATAATATACTTAGCAGATGGTATCATTAGTATCCGTATCAGTAGGATTTGGCCAGAATTATAAAATGCAAATACATTTGCTCCACCGGTTTACATGTaccaaaaatttaaaagttaACAAAGGGAAAAAGACTCATAGAACGCATTTCAGTCATGCTTAATGAGAAGAAATTACAGCGATTTAGTGTCTTTGATCGTTTCATTGAACTCAAAGTAACCATACCTTAGTGTCATCACAGTTCCAGCTTCATTAATAGTGTACAATCCTATGAGATACAGAATAtatccaaaaagaaaaacggAACAAAGCATGAAATCACTTTGTTCCAAAGGCCAAGTCCAGACGCCAATACTGTCCTATGGAACACTTTGTCTTCCCTTCCATCACCTGACGCACGAACACAACGCCTTCAGAAAAATCTTTTCTTCATCCCCTTCTCTCTCCGCATTAAATGCCTGTGCCAATCTCCAAGCATCAACCGATGGCCACGATAAAGCCCTGAGCTCAGGGCCACCTGCAAAAATCCATGTTCTTCTTCCCTCACTTCGGCTTGGCCCCTGCCCTGCCACCCCGCGAACAAAAGCGCGCGAGAGCACGAGCAGCACAGCTCGAGCAAAGGGCAGGAAATCAAAAGCGGAGAGAGCAAGCGATCACGTCTCATGGCGCTCTTCTCCGTTCTCCGCTCGTCGCCGCTGCGGCGCCTTATTCTCGGCCGCCGTGCTTCAGCTGCATGTCCAGCCATGCTACCTATCTGCATTCCGCTGAAGATTGCCaattttgtttctcctttttgCTCTTATGATTTTCTGGTTTAGGGGTGCTCGGTTTTACAGTTTCATGGCAATTGGTTCCCAGGAAGAAGAGACCTGAACGAACATTGGCTATTACAGCTTGACAAACAAACTCTAGATTttgaatataaaaaaatagcgTTATGAACATGGCTACTGAATGCTGATAGGCAGTCGAGGTGTTATCAAACATGGGTTCAAATCTCCAAGGATTGCGCAATTGCTCTTTCCATTCAGTCATCCACTGTCTAGTTGTACTCAGTTCCGGTTTCTGACCATTGCGTCAAAATGCAGCATCCGCACTGCGCATCACCTCCAGCAAGAGGCGAGTCTTCTCCAGGGCCGCCACGTCGCTCTCCGTTATGTGCAAGCAGAGCGCCAAGCAGGGCGGCGCCGACGTGTGGCTGGGCCGCGCGGCCATGGCGGGCTTCGCCTCCGCGGTCGCCGTCGAGGTGTCCACCGGCAAAGCGTTCCTTTAGGTACATTGGACGACCAGGGCCGGTTCGGAGGGGTCGAGCGGTACGATCGCTCCGGTTCTCTAAAATTCAAAAGctccatatgtatatatatactgtgtatatcggtcaaaaataaactaaaaaattagatttaaacaatttatatttaataataaaattttatttttaatctcgtcCTAAACCACCGAAATCAGACCGGGCCTGTGGACGACACACGCATAGCTCCCGCAGGGTCCAGCAGAGTGCAGTTCTCGCACTACGAAACGCAGAGCTCTCTCAGTGTTCGCCGTGTTGCAGAACTTCGGCGTGgcgacgccggcgccggcgctggcgcTCGCCGTGTCGGGGCTCGTCGTCGGCCTGGCCGTCTTCTTCCTGCTCCAGTCCGGCTCGCGAGACTGACCGACCGCGCCATCAAGATCAGACGGTCCAGTGCAGCAGTGCAGGTCGATAAGAGGCTGCGTATATGTGCTCTTTCAGATTCTTTTTTCCCTGTCACAACTCACATATCCTGTATGCCGAGTAGAATTAACTGATGCGCATCTGCAAAAAAATCCTCGTTTGGAACAGTTCTTGCGATTACTTTGAAGTCGAAACTgtgtgttaaaaaaataaatgaaaaatgccTGCCTGATCAATTCCACGTCGCCGATCAAATATGCCTGCCTCAGTGGCCTACCTGAACTGCGTTGTGCATTTGTGCTTGGACACATCTGAAGATGAACATATAGTgcaaaaacatttttttcatttttcctttcccttttctttttgtgccCGGAAGAGAAGACCACGAACTACAACAAGCATTTTTTTTCACGCTTCCTACGTAGGCGCCTGTTTTTTCGCTTTTGTTCAGGCGACGGGGTTTCCGGCTGGGTTAGCAGCAGTGGTTCGGTTCCGGCAGGGATTTTCGTTGTTGCCGGCTTAGAAAGAGGCAGTGCAAGGCAAGGTGGACCAGCAGTGATGGCGGGCGCAAGAGTAGGGCGGCGAGGCAGTAGGTACATCTCTGGCAGAGGAGCGTTGGATGGGCGGTGCCAAAGCGAGAAGAGTTCCGGTGGGGCTGGGTTAGCACGAGGGTAGGGCGGCAAGGACGCCTCTGGTGTGAGCGGTGGACCATCATCGGATGGGTGGTGCCAGGGCGGGGGTGAGAGGAGATGGTTCTGATAGAGCTAGGTTAGCGCGATGAGGGTGACGGCCGCGAACCTAATGGCTGGAGTTGGGAGGTGCAGGGGTGGCGAGCAGGCAAGATAGAGATATAAGAGAGAATGTTCAGAGGTTAAAGTAGATTCGTGGTGTGTTGGATGGAGATCCGATGGTTCTGTGACGTCGATTAAAATGGAGGTTATTTTTAGGCAACTGAAAAATAATATCTCTTTTTTCTGTGAGCCTAAAAACATGGTATTTTTTCGGTGGGAGTGAACCACATACCAGAAACTGAGAAATCATGTGGAACTTTCACAAACACTAGCATAAGTGTATGTGCCTTGTAATGAAAACACGATTACTGGATACGGTAACATTAATCACAAACTCAAGGTATGTAAATATAAATGCACCATCAGAGTGTTGCCAAATGAATACGTTGGGAACAGTGCCATAGTTTAATTTCAGATAGGATTcgaaaaagaagaaggagattatctgctaatttctcttataatttttatttatttttattaataaaatagattcCATATCTGTAGCTGGTAACGATGCAGAG from the Phragmites australis chromosome 19, lpPhrAust1.1, whole genome shotgun sequence genome contains:
- the LOC133901013 gene encoding stress enhanced protein 1, chloroplastic-like → MALFSVLRSSPLRRLILGRRASAASSALRITSSKRRVFSRAATSLSVMCKQSAKQGGADVWLGRAAMAGFASAVAVENFGVATPAPALALAVSGLVVGLAVFFLLQSGSRD